A part of Microcoleus sp. AS-A8 genomic DNA contains:
- a CDS encoding GDP-L-fucose synthase, with the protein MATLDLTNQRILVTGGAGFLGRQVIEQLCTAGAKREKITVPRSRDYDLRSLEACQQVVQQQDIVIHLAAHVGGIGLNRDKPAELYYDNLMMGTQLIHTAYQSGVQKFVCVGTICAYPKFTPVPFKEDDLWNGYPEETNAPYGVAKKALLVQLQAYRQQYGFNGIYLLPVNLYGPEDNFDPRSSHVIPALIRKVHEAQQKGEKKLPVWGDGSPTREFLYSTDAARGIVMGTQFYNDSEPVNLGTGEEISIRNLIELICDLMEYEGEIIWETDKPNGQPRRCLDTERAEQAFNFTAEVGFKEGLENTIDWYRQHAT; encoded by the coding sequence ATGGCAACTTTAGATTTAACTAATCAAAGGATTCTCGTAACCGGTGGCGCAGGATTTCTAGGGCGTCAGGTTATCGAGCAGCTCTGTACGGCTGGGGCAAAGCGAGAGAAAATTACAGTGCCGCGATCGCGCGACTACGACCTCCGTTCCTTAGAAGCCTGCCAACAAGTTGTCCAGCAGCAAGATATCGTGATTCACCTTGCCGCCCACGTCGGTGGTATTGGGTTAAATCGAGACAAACCTGCCGAACTCTACTATGACAACCTGATGATGGGCACTCAACTCATCCATACGGCCTATCAATCCGGTGTTCAGAAGTTCGTCTGTGTGGGTACCATCTGCGCCTATCCTAAATTCACGCCAGTCCCGTTTAAAGAAGATGACCTCTGGAATGGCTATCCGGAGGAAACAAATGCCCCCTATGGCGTTGCCAAAAAAGCTCTCTTAGTCCAACTCCAAGCCTATCGGCAGCAGTACGGATTCAATGGTATCTATCTGCTGCCCGTCAACTTGTATGGCCCAGAAGATAACTTCGATCCTCGTAGTTCTCACGTTATCCCGGCGCTGATTCGCAAGGTGCACGAAGCCCAGCAAAAAGGAGAAAAGAAATTACCGGTGTGGGGTGATGGAAGTCCGACTCGTGAGTTTCTCTACTCCACAGACGCTGCACGAGGGATTGTGATGGGCACTCAATTCTACAATGACTCAGAACCTGTTAATTTGGGAACAGGCGAAGAAATCTCAATTCGTAATTTAATTGAGCTCATTTGTGACTTGATGGAATACGAGGGTGAAATTATCTGGGAAACGGATAAGCCGAATGGGCAACCCCGCCGTTGTTTGGATACAGAACGGGCAGAGCAAGCGTTTAACTTCACCGCCGAGGTCGGTTTTAAGGAAGGGCTAGAAAATACTATTGATTGGTATCGACAACATGCTACCTGA
- the gmd gene encoding GDP-mannose 4,6-dehydratase, translated as MTQRKRALITGITGQDGSYLSELLLDKDYEVHGIIRRTSTFNTDRIDHIYVDPHNENARLFLHYGDLTDGVTMRRILEEVKPVEIYNLGAQSHVRVSFDSPEYTVDSVAMGTLRLLEAIRDYRNRTGIDVRFYQAGSSEMFGKVQEVPQKETTSFYPRSPYACAKVYAHWQTVNYRESYGIFACNGILFNHESPRRGETFVTRKITRAIARIVAGKQHKLYLGNLDSKRDWGYAKDYVQAMWLMLQQNEADDYVVATGETHSIREFLDISFGYVNLNWQDYVEFDPRYLRPAEVDLLIGDPSKAKHKLGWEPSVTFEELVALMVEADLRALGLTSQHGTGSADWQDNAYIRQSVGSMVD; from the coding sequence ATGACGCAACGTAAGCGAGCGCTAATCACGGGTATTACGGGTCAAGATGGCTCCTATTTGAGTGAATTGTTACTGGACAAAGACTATGAGGTTCATGGAATTATTCGGCGAACTTCGACTTTTAATACCGATCGCATCGATCACATTTATGTAGACCCTCACAATGAAAACGCTCGGTTATTCCTCCACTACGGGGACTTAACCGATGGCGTAACCATGCGCCGGATTTTAGAAGAAGTCAAACCAGTAGAGATTTACAACTTAGGTGCACAATCCCATGTACGGGTGAGTTTTGATTCACCGGAATACACAGTTGATTCTGTGGCAATGGGGACGCTACGTCTTTTGGAGGCCATTCGAGATTATCGCAACCGCACAGGTATTGATGTGCGTTTTTATCAGGCGGGTTCGTCTGAGATGTTTGGTAAGGTACAGGAAGTCCCGCAAAAGGAAACGACGTCTTTTTATCCGCGCAGTCCTTATGCTTGTGCCAAGGTTTATGCCCACTGGCAAACCGTAAACTATCGCGAGTCTTACGGAATATTTGCCTGTAATGGGATACTCTTTAATCACGAATCTCCGCGCCGAGGCGAAACGTTTGTTACGCGAAAAATTACCAGAGCGATCGCTCGGATCGTAGCAGGTAAGCAGCATAAACTCTACCTGGGTAATCTCGATTCCAAGCGAGACTGGGGTTATGCCAAAGACTACGTTCAGGCCATGTGGCTGATGTTGCAGCAAAATGAAGCGGATGATTACGTCGTCGCCACGGGTGAAACTCACTCTATTCGTGAATTTCTGGACATCTCCTTTGGTTATGTCAATCTCAATTGGCAAGACTACGTAGAATTTGACCCCCGTTATTTACGTCCGGCTGAAGTAGATTTACTCATCGGTGACCCCAGCAAGGCAAAACACAAGCTGGGTTGGGAACCTTCTGTGACCTTTGAGGAGTTAGTCGCTTTAATGGTGGAAGCCGATTTGCGAGCTTTGGGGCTAACATCCCAGCATGGCACAGGATCTGCCGATTGGCAGGATAACGCCTATATTCGTCAGAGTGTAGGAAGCATGGTTGATTGA
- a CDS encoding sugar transferase, giving the protein MTAESQLISVKMLRTFVKRGIQPLASRSRPRGLSQHRLNGDFAKRLFDVMFSLSVLISFLPIYLVLALLIAISSPGPIFYVQERVGRNYQSFGCLKFRTMVANADELLTDLMETSPHLREEFEDNFKLKKDPRITCIGKFLRLTSLDEFPQFWNVLKGDMSVVGPRPLVPEELPKYGRHMDKVLTIRPGITGLWQVSGRNDIPYPLRVQMDVYYVNFRNFWLDLWLIFKTLGVIIFPKNNGAY; this is encoded by the coding sequence ATGACTGCCGAAAGCCAACTTATCTCCGTCAAGATGTTGCGAACGTTCGTGAAGCGAGGAATTCAGCCACTCGCGTCGCGCAGCAGACCCAGAGGTCTTTCTCAACATCGCTTAAACGGAGATTTCGCCAAGCGGCTGTTTGATGTTATGTTTTCGCTATCTGTTCTGATTTCATTTTTGCCGATTTACTTGGTACTTGCCCTACTGATTGCCATCAGCTCACCGGGACCTATTTTTTATGTCCAGGAACGCGTTGGTAGAAACTACCAGTCTTTTGGCTGCCTCAAATTCAGAACGATGGTGGCAAATGCTGACGAACTATTGACCGATTTGATGGAAACATCACCTCATTTGCGTGAGGAATTTGAGGATAATTTCAAACTCAAGAAAGACCCTCGAATTACATGCATTGGTAAGTTTTTGCGACTTACTAGTCTTGATGAATTTCCTCAGTTTTGGAACGTTTTGAAGGGAGATATGAGTGTGGTGGGACCCCGACCCTTAGTGCCGGAAGAACTACCTAAATACGGGCGTCATATGGACAAAGTTTTGACGATTAGGCCGGGAATTACTGGTTTATGGCAAGTTTCTGGACGTAATGATATCCCTTATCCCCTTCGGGTTCAAATGGATGTCTATTATGTCAATTTCCGAAATTTTTGGCTAGATTTATGGCTGATTTTCAAGACGCTTGGTGTGATTATTTTCCCTAAAAATAATGGGGCTTACTGA
- a CDS encoding glycosyltransferase — translation MSLKYALVHEWLTPQATGGSELVVQEILQHIDADLYALIDFESTNPQSYLFGRSIGTTFLQRLPFARNGVQKYLPLLPIAIEQLDLREYDVILSSSHAVAKGILSTPQQLHICYCHTPMRYAWDLTFDYLRSSRMGRGPQGLITRYLLHQLRQWDALSANRVDYFIANSVHTARRIWRCYRRQATVIHPPVNIERFAFQTQKEDFYLTVSRLVSYKRVSLIVQAFNQLGLPLVVIGTGPDLEAIRELAQPNVQVLGFQPDSVVEQYMTRAKAFVYAACEDFGIALVEAQACGTPVIAYGAGGALETVRDIRQHPDSGTGLFFQPQSADALIEAVNSFERSKDLFSPEQGRLNAAGFAPKIFGDRYLAFLEHCKEDYKSQFSPEKFKFPPAYSP, via the coding sequence ATGTCCTTGAAATATGCTTTGGTTCATGAGTGGTTGACGCCCCAAGCAACTGGCGGGTCAGAACTGGTCGTTCAAGAAATTCTCCAGCACATTGATGCCGATCTTTATGCCCTGATTGATTTTGAATCTACCAATCCCCAGAGTTATCTGTTTGGGCGTTCGATTGGTACAACTTTCCTGCAACGTTTGCCCTTTGCCCGCAACGGTGTTCAGAAGTATCTGCCGCTGCTGCCCATCGCCATTGAACAGCTAGACTTACGGGAGTATGATGTCATCCTTTCCTCATCTCATGCTGTTGCCAAGGGCATCCTGAGTACACCTCAACAACTGCACATCTGCTACTGTCATACACCCATGCGCTACGCCTGGGATTTAACGTTTGATTACCTCAGGAGTAGTCGGATGGGGCGAGGGCCTCAAGGCTTAATCACACGGTATCTGCTTCATCAATTGCGTCAGTGGGATGCCCTTTCGGCGAACCGGGTGGATTATTTCATTGCCAACTCGGTACATACAGCACGCCGCATCTGGCGCTGCTATCGGCGTCAGGCAACCGTCATTCACCCACCGGTCAATATTGAGCGATTTGCGTTCCAGACTCAAAAAGAAGATTTTTATCTCACGGTTTCCCGCCTCGTGAGTTATAAGCGAGTCTCATTAATTGTTCAAGCCTTCAATCAACTCGGACTTCCACTTGTCGTGATTGGTACAGGACCGGACTTGGAGGCGATCCGTGAACTGGCACAACCGAATGTACAAGTGCTGGGATTTCAGCCAGACTCTGTGGTTGAGCAGTATATGACCCGCGCCAAAGCCTTTGTATACGCGGCTTGTGAAGATTTTGGCATTGCCCTAGTGGAAGCTCAAGCTTGTGGAACGCCTGTGATTGCTTATGGTGCTGGGGGGGCATTAGAGACGGTTCGAGATATTCGGCAACATCCAGACAGCGGAACGGGTCTATTTTTTCAACCCCAAAGTGCGGACGCCTTGATCGAAGCCGTGAATAGTTTTGAGAGGTCAAAAGACTTGTTCAGTCCCGAACAGGGTCGATTAAACGCAGCTGGCTTTGCTCCAAAAATTTTTGGCGATCGCTACTTGGCTTTTCTGGAACACTGCAAAGAGGACTACAAATCTCAATTCTCCCCTGAGAAATTCAAGTTTCCTCCAGCGTATTCGCCGTAG
- the galE gene encoding UDP-glucose 4-epimerase GalE — protein MSQVKPTILVTGGAGYIGSHAVLALQQEGYRVIVLDNLEYGHREFVEDILQVELVVGDIRDRTTLERLFANHEIAAVVHFAAYIAVGESVTDPAQYYRNNVSGTLTLLEAMVAAGVKKLVFPSTCAIYGMPKQVPMSEDHPKQPMSPYATTKWMVEQMLADFDRAYDLRSVVFRFFNAAGANPEGLMGEDHRPETHLIPLVLLTALGKRESISIWGTDYPTPDGTCLRDYIHVSDLATAHILGLEYLLQGGKSEAFNLGNGNGFSVRQVIETARLVTGREINVVECDRRSGDPSILVGSSDKAQKILGWSPQYTDLSKIIGDAWQWHQRRHQ, from the coding sequence GTGTCGCAAGTCAAACCCACGATTTTAGTGACTGGCGGAGCAGGATATATTGGCTCCCATGCTGTGTTAGCACTTCAGCAAGAAGGCTACCGCGTGATCGTGCTGGATAACTTGGAATATGGGCATCGAGAGTTTGTGGAAGATATCTTACAGGTGGAGTTGGTGGTCGGTGACATCCGCGATCGCACAACCTTAGAGCGGCTATTTGCTAATCACGAGATTGCGGCTGTTGTCCACTTCGCGGCTTATATCGCGGTAGGCGAGTCGGTTACAGACCCTGCCCAATATTACCGCAACAATGTGTCCGGTACGCTGACGCTTCTGGAAGCGATGGTAGCGGCAGGAGTCAAGAAATTGGTGTTTCCTTCGACCTGTGCCATCTACGGGATGCCCAAGCAAGTACCGATGAGTGAAGACCATCCCAAACAGCCAATGAGTCCCTATGCCACGACCAAGTGGATGGTAGAGCAAATGCTGGCTGATTTTGATCGGGCTTACGATCTACGTTCAGTGGTGTTTCGCTTCTTCAACGCTGCCGGAGCCAACCCAGAGGGGTTAATGGGTGAAGACCATCGCCCAGAAACTCATCTAATTCCACTCGTACTCCTAACGGCTTTGGGGAAACGCGAGTCTATTTCCATTTGGGGTACAGATTACCCAACACCGGACGGCACCTGCCTTCGGGACTATATTCACGTCAGCGACTTGGCAACAGCTCACATATTGGGGCTGGAGTATCTGTTGCAAGGTGGTAAGAGTGAGGCGTTTAATTTAGGTAATGGCAACGGTTTTTCGGTGCGGCAGGTGATTGAAACAGCGCGTCTGGTGACAGGTCGGGAAATCAACGTAGTCGAGTGCGATCGCCGCAGTGGCGATCCCTCAATTTTAGTTGGGAGTAGTGACAAAGCTCAAAAAATTCTGGGTTGGTCTCCCCAATACACTGACCTCAGTAAAATTATCGGCGATGCTTGGCAGTGGCATCAAAGGCGTCATCAATAA
- a CDS encoding YdcF family protein: protein MFLLLTQVLLWLLITVIIYNLLLKVIPRAYLTLLGGFLLFAIIVLAFFFPNDTLVRTAWSVLSFPLKPVGATIVLIAAALNQGLKNRNLIVAALMILLISSIPFVSTVLARPLELGSFPRAATTGTAAGAIVVLAQGTTQPSLPPRTQIQLTDEGSNRLRRAAQLYQEQVTAGNQPIVIASAGQEANNVATVLNQFGVPQGQIVVESRSQDLRTSAEQVNGILRGRAIQDRPIFLVTSAINSRRASLAFSQVGVNVVTQPANFVSTEPGTREARNISIQSFIPSVDALSVSTRILEEFYTTIYYSLRGWLSPTAT, encoded by the coding sequence ATGTTCTTACTACTTACGCAGGTACTACTGTGGCTACTGATCACAGTCATTATCTACAATTTGCTACTGAAAGTAATCCCCAGAGCGTATCTTACCTTGCTTGGGGGTTTTCTGCTGTTTGCCATCATCGTGCTGGCGTTTTTCTTCCCGAACGACACATTGGTGAGAACGGCATGGAGCGTTCTCTCATTCCCGCTCAAGCCTGTGGGAGCCACTATTGTGTTAATCGCTGCTGCTTTAAACCAGGGACTCAAGAACAGAAATCTCATCGTTGCAGCTCTGATGATTTTACTGATTTCCAGTATTCCCTTCGTCAGCACTGTACTGGCTCGACCCCTTGAGCTTGGCTCATTCCCCAGAGCAGCCACGACAGGGACAGCAGCCGGAGCGATTGTGGTATTGGCGCAAGGAACGACACAACCCAGTCTCCCCCCTAGAACCCAAATTCAGCTCACAGATGAGGGCAGCAACCGCCTCCGTCGCGCCGCCCAATTGTATCAAGAGCAGGTAACCGCAGGTAACCAACCTATTGTGATTGCCAGTGCAGGCCAAGAAGCCAATAATGTCGCCACCGTCCTGAACCAATTTGGTGTTCCCCAAGGTCAGATTGTGGTGGAATCCAGAAGCCAAGACCTTCGCACTAGCGCTGAGCAAGTCAACGGCATCTTGAGAGGTCGAGCTATACAAGACAGACCTATTTTCCTGGTGACTTCTGCCATCAATAGCCGCCGCGCTAGTCTGGCTTTTTCTCAAGTCGGCGTTAATGTGGTGACTCAACCAGCGAATTTTGTTTCGACAGAGCCTGGAACGAGAGAGGCACGCAACATTTCGATTCAATCCTTTATTCCCAGTGTTGATGCTCTCAGTGTCAGCACTCGAATTCTTGAGGAATTCTATACCACCATCTACTACTCGTTACGAGGCTGGCTATCTCCAACAGCCACTTGA
- a CDS encoding ABC transporter ATP-binding protein/permease: MANSRLQKLLAYLRPHTLDASLGVIALLVVNGLGVYIPLLIRDGIDELRTVSAFGFDRIWQFVWPIILLATLMWVIRMVSRILLFGVGRKVEFDLKQKIFQHLLILEPSYFSTNTSGDLINRATSDVDNIRRLLGFAVLSLANTVFAYGLTLPVMMSISLRLTLLAIAVYPLMLITVQLFSEKLRNQQLAVQEELSNLSEMIQEDMSGISLIKIYAQEANERRAFRRLNGQLLGANLDLAKTRNILFPVIEALAYISLLVLLWLGSGLIASGRITVGDFVALLLYSERLVFPTALLGFTITAYQRGEVSIDRIESILTVQPQIKDDSKPIQLPTPVKGQLTARHLTYTYPGAKTPALKDISFTINAGETVAIVGAIGSGKSTLANAIPRLLDIEDNQLFLDGYDLTRMRLQELRSAIAYVPQDSFLFSTSIKNNIRYGNPLSEQQEVEYAAKQAQIHTEILNFPQHYDTIVGERGITLSGGQRQRTSLARALVMDAPILILDDALSSVDNQTATQILENLAEGVQRKTVIFISHQLSAAATANRIFVMDGGQIVQSGSHTELLASPGVYRSLWSQHHLEELLR; this comes from the coding sequence ATGGCTAACTCCAGGCTGCAAAAACTACTGGCTTACCTGCGCCCTCACACTTTAGATGCATCACTTGGTGTCATTGCTCTCCTCGTTGTTAATGGACTCGGTGTGTACATCCCTCTGCTCATAAGGGATGGCATTGACGAACTTCGCACCGTCTCCGCCTTTGGCTTTGATCGCATCTGGCAGTTTGTATGGCCCATCATCCTCCTCGCTACGTTAATGTGGGTGATTCGGATGGTGTCTCGCATTCTATTATTTGGGGTGGGGCGTAAGGTCGAATTTGACCTGAAGCAAAAGATTTTTCAGCATCTACTCATCCTGGAGCCATCTTATTTTTCCACGAATACCTCTGGAGATTTAATTAACCGCGCCACCAGTGATGTGGATAATATTCGGCGTCTGTTGGGATTTGCCGTTTTGAGTTTGGCGAATACAGTATTCGCTTATGGTTTAACGTTACCGGTGATGATGTCGATTAGCTTGCGGTTGACTCTGTTAGCGATCGCTGTTTATCCCCTCATGCTAATCACTGTCCAGCTTTTTAGTGAAAAGCTCCGCAATCAACAACTGGCGGTACAAGAAGAACTCTCCAACCTGAGTGAGATGATTCAGGAAGACATGAGCGGCATCTCCCTGATTAAAATCTACGCTCAAGAGGCGAACGAACGTCGCGCTTTCCGACGCCTGAATGGACAACTGTTAGGGGCAAATCTCGATTTAGCCAAAACGCGCAACATTCTATTTCCTGTTATTGAAGCTCTTGCCTATATCAGCTTATTGGTATTACTGTGGCTAGGTTCTGGGTTAATTGCTTCCGGTAGGATTACCGTGGGGGATTTTGTGGCGTTGCTGCTCTACTCAGAGCGTTTAGTTTTCCCTACCGCACTCTTAGGTTTTACGATTACAGCCTATCAACGAGGTGAAGTGAGTATTGACCGCATTGAGTCGATTCTCACGGTTCAACCCCAGATTAAAGATGATTCTAAACCGATTCAACTACCGACGCCAGTGAAAGGTCAGTTGACGGCACGACATCTAACTTACACTTATCCCGGTGCCAAAACTCCGGCACTCAAAGACATCAGTTTTACGATTAATGCTGGTGAAACGGTGGCGATTGTAGGAGCCATTGGTTCGGGAAAATCCACCTTAGCGAATGCCATTCCTCGCTTGTTGGATATTGAGGATAATCAGCTATTTTTGGATGGATATGACCTGACAAGGATGCGATTGCAAGAGTTGCGAAGTGCGATCGCCTATGTTCCCCAAGACAGCTTCCTCTTCAGCACCAGTATTAAAAATAACATCCGCTACGGCAACCCCTTAAGCGAACAGCAAGAGGTTGAATACGCGGCTAAGCAAGCCCAAATCCACACAGAAATTCTCAATTTCCCTCAGCACTATGACACGATTGTTGGAGAACGGGGTATTACGCTCTCTGGCGGACAAAGACAACGTACCTCTCTAGCTAGAGCCTTGGTGATGGATGCACCGATTCTCATCTTGGATGATGCCCTTTCTAGCGTGGATAACCAAACCGCTACCCAAATTCTGGAAAATCTGGCTGAAGGTGTGCAGCGCAAAACGGTAATCTTTATCTCCCATCAACTGTCGGCAGCCGCTACGGCTAATCGAATTTTTGTCATGGATGGGGGTCAAATTGTGCAAAGTGGCAGCCATACGGAACTTTTGGCAAGTCCTGGTGTGTACCGATCGCTTTGGAGTCAGCATCATTTAGAAGAATTACTCCGTTGA
- a CDS encoding fasciclin domain-containing protein produces MDKLTKTVKKFAAIAGAAGVLVTLPVLAQNNMPTSIMQTQPPTMRTQPQVQPKPMTPSASPARTSTKASGNVVEVAAANGSFKTLTAALKAAGLDKALASEGPFTIFAPTDEAFAALPEGTVEELLKPQNRAALVKILTYHVVPGENTSKTLTSGEAETLEGAAVEVKVSSNGVMVNDATVVKADIQASNGVIHVINKVIMPPIEEKPSTTSGSSAR; encoded by the coding sequence ATGGATAAACTTACCAAGACGGTTAAGAAGTTTGCAGCGATCGCAGGAGCAGCTGGTGTTCTAGTGACGCTTCCGGTGTTAGCGCAGAACAACATGCCAACAAGCATCATGCAGACTCAACCTCCCACGATGAGGACTCAGCCTCAAGTCCAACCTAAGCCGATGACTCCATCTGCCTCCCCAGCCAGAACATCGACAAAGGCAAGCGGCAACGTTGTTGAGGTAGCTGCTGCTAATGGCTCCTTCAAAACCTTAACCGCCGCGTTAAAAGCAGCAGGTTTAGATAAAGCCTTAGCCTCCGAAGGCCCTTTCACAATTTTTGCACCAACGGATGAAGCGTTTGCGGCGCTACCCGAAGGTACAGTTGAGGAGCTGTTAAAGCCACAGAACCGAGCCGCATTAGTTAAAATTCTCACTTACCATGTGGTTCCAGGTGAGAACACTTCTAAAACATTGACATCAGGCGAAGCTGAAACTCTCGAAGGTGCTGCTGTGGAAGTGAAGGTGTCCTCGAATGGCGTCATGGTTAATGATGCCACAGTGGTTAAAGCGGACATTCAAGCTAGCAATGGCGTCATTCATGTCATTAATAAGGTAATTATGCCGCCTATTGAGGAGAAGCCGTCAACCACGAGCGGTAGCTCTGCTAGGTAG
- a CDS encoding CbtB-domain containing protein, translating to MKTSSISTLGSLKQRTVRLTLSLPVQATLYTSLCALTLWTLYFSTYPAAHNQMHSLRHHTLMVGCH from the coding sequence ATGAAAACGTCTTCAATTAGTACTCTTGGTTCCCTAAAGCAACGGACAGTTCGTCTCACGTTGTCGTTGCCGGTGCAAGCCACACTTTACACTTCGTTGTGTGCTCTGACACTTTGGACTCTTTACTTTTCTACTTATCCTGCGGCTCATAACCAGATGCATTCTCTACGTCACCACACGTTGATGGTGGGTTGTCACTAA